From Paenibacillus physcomitrellae, the proteins below share one genomic window:
- a CDS encoding amino acid permease translates to MSREDRNKLQKRLQPRHITLMAMGGVIGTGIFKGSAETIGLAGPGVVITYILAGLLLLVVMGAMTEMATVYPGRNMKDFVREAFGERTSFILGWLYCFMWLAVCVIEIIAAGSFLQYWLPSVPLWILSLACAALIILINLMSVNSFGEVEFWLAGIKIAMIVLFVILGVLVLFGVIHGGGDAAAPGLSRLTENGGFLPNGWTAIFSALLVVTFSYGGSELIGLTLTETENSHKILPRLVGSFILRVILFYTLPILVICALIPWNELGGNSSPFVQVLNYTGLKGSAHVMNFILVTAVLSAANSGVYGATRMLHAMAAAGEAPSKLAQVSKRGVPYQTLKLVSVLLIAGSLLGLFAQDQLFRVLMAVPGFVVLLVWMTFCLAQLKLRRNYPVKPTFRLWGAPYINYVAVACLGVIAVLFLFDEQNRLSIGVCLAFLIFLIISSVVKFRRKNLYTKN, encoded by the coding sequence ATGAGCAGAGAAGACCGCAATAAACTTCAGAAAAGATTGCAGCCGCGGCATATTACCTTAATGGCCATGGGAGGGGTAATTGGAACAGGCATCTTTAAAGGAAGCGCCGAGACGATCGGCCTGGCCGGTCCAGGGGTTGTCATTACCTATATCCTGGCAGGGCTTCTCCTGCTGGTGGTCATGGGAGCCATGACCGAAATGGCGACGGTGTACCCGGGCAGAAACATGAAAGATTTTGTGCGGGAAGCTTTCGGAGAACGAACCTCGTTTATTCTTGGCTGGCTTTATTGCTTTATGTGGCTGGCGGTTTGTGTAATCGAGATTATTGCGGCAGGCAGCTTTCTGCAGTATTGGCTTCCTTCCGTCCCATTGTGGATACTGAGCCTGGCTTGTGCGGCGCTGATTATTCTCATTAACCTGATGAGCGTTAACAGCTTTGGAGAGGTGGAGTTCTGGCTGGCCGGCATCAAAATCGCCATGATTGTCCTGTTCGTGATCCTTGGCGTGCTGGTTCTCTTTGGCGTTATCCATGGAGGGGGTGATGCCGCGGCTCCTGGTCTAAGCCGTTTAACGGAGAACGGTGGGTTCCTTCCGAACGGCTGGACAGCGATTTTCTCCGCTCTGCTGGTCGTCACTTTCTCTTACGGAGGGTCCGAACTGATTGGTCTGACGCTGACGGAAACCGAGAATTCGCATAAAATTCTCCCGCGCCTTGTCGGCAGCTTTATCCTGCGGGTTATTTTGTTCTACACGCTCCCGATTCTCGTCATCTGCGCCTTAATTCCATGGAATGAGCTTGGCGGAAACAGCAGTCCTTTTGTTCAGGTACTGAACTATACCGGCCTGAAAGGCTCAGCCCACGTCATGAATTTCATTCTGGTAACCGCTGTGCTTTCCGCAGCCAACTCCGGGGTTTACGGAGCTACAAGAATGCTGCACGCCATGGCCGCCGCCGGGGAGGCGCCTTCCAAACTGGCGCAAGTATCGAAACGGGGGGTTCCTTATCAGACATTGAAGCTGGTTTCAGTGCTTCTGATCGCCGGGTCACTGCTGGGCTTGTTCGCTCAAGACCAGCTCTTTCGCGTGCTGATGGCGGTACCTGGTTTTGTGGTCCTGCTCGTCTGGATGACGTTTTGCCTTGCTCAGCTGAAGCTGCGCAGGAATTATCCGGTTAAGCCGACCTTTAGATTATGGGGTGCTCCTTACATCAACTATGTAGCGGTTGCCTGCCTGGGCGTTATTGCGGTCTTGTTCCTGTTTGATGAACAGAACCGGCTGAGTATTGGCGTTTGCTTGGCTTTCCTTATCTTTCTGATCATCAGCTCTGTCGTGAAATTCCGCAGAAAGAACTTGTACACAAAGAATTAA
- a CDS encoding aldo/keto reductase family protein, whose protein sequence is MKYRRLGGSGLKVSEISLGSWLTYGGYVERENAVNSIKTAYELGINFFDTANVYERGAAEELVGQTLKAYPRESYVLATKAFGKMGEGPNDKGLSRKHIIEQANASLKRLGHDYVDIFYCHRYDTETPLHETLRAIDDLVRQGKVLYVGVSEWQASQMAEALALADRYLLDRIVVNQPIYNMFNRYIEQEVIPLGERSGIGQVVFSPLAQGLLTGKYTSVSDLPQDSRAAKLEGMRKGITEEKINKVRELEHVAGELGISVSTLALAWILRQPNVASALIGASRPEQVTENAKASGIELSEEVLNRIEEILK, encoded by the coding sequence ATGAAATACAGAAGACTCGGTGGCAGCGGCCTTAAGGTCAGTGAAATCAGTTTGGGAAGCTGGCTTACATACGGAGGTTACGTGGAACGCGAAAATGCGGTGAATTCCATCAAAACCGCCTATGAGCTGGGCATCAATTTCTTTGATACAGCCAATGTATATGAAAGAGGGGCTGCGGAGGAACTGGTCGGGCAGACGCTCAAGGCATACCCGCGCGAATCCTACGTGCTGGCAACCAAAGCTTTCGGAAAAATGGGCGAAGGTCCCAATGACAAAGGTTTGTCCCGCAAGCACATTATTGAGCAGGCAAACGCCAGCCTGAAACGTTTAGGACATGATTACGTGGATATTTTTTACTGCCATCGTTATGACACGGAGACACCGCTTCATGAAACGCTTCGTGCGATTGACGATCTTGTCCGCCAAGGCAAGGTGCTGTATGTGGGTGTGAGCGAGTGGCAGGCTTCCCAAATGGCTGAAGCGCTGGCGCTTGCCGATCGTTATCTGCTGGACCGCATCGTCGTGAACCAGCCGATCTACAACATGTTTAACCGATATATTGAACAAGAAGTTATTCCGCTCGGCGAACGTTCCGGTATTGGACAAGTGGTCTTTTCGCCGCTGGCACAGGGCCTGCTGACAGGCAAATATACCTCGGTTTCAGATCTCCCGCAGGACAGCCGCGCGGCCAAGCTGGAAGGCATGCGCAAGGGAATCACCGAGGAGAAGATCAACAAAGTGCGTGAGCTTGAACATGTGGCGGGTGAGCTGGGCATCAGCGTCAGCACGCTTGCGTTGGCCTGGATTCTGCGCCAGCCGAACGTAGCCAGTGCTTTAATCGGAGCAAGCCGTCCGGAGCAGGTGACAGAAAACGCCAAAGCTTCAGGTATCGAGCTAAGCGAAGAGGTTCTGAACCGGATTGAGGAAATTTTGAAGTAG
- a CDS encoding NAD-dependent epimerase/dehydratase family protein produces MAKAKVIITGGSGMLGRWVVKHFVEQGYEVLNVDTRRPEEEICPTLIVDLENLGETYSALAGADAVVHLAAIPAAHIRTPEVTFRNNVMSTYNVLEAAAGLGIRKAVIASSESSYGIVFAVNPPSPRYVPVDEAHPQLPEDSYGLSKVVNEKTAEMFHRRTGMQVVSLRLGNVIPPEWYARFPSFIDKPEERDRILWSYIDTRDAAVACRLAIETDGLGAVALNIASDDSSMNVRSRELISARYPGVTDIRAPLEGYETLLSNEQAKKLLGWQPTHKWREEVGIQRSV; encoded by the coding sequence GTGGCGAAGGCGAAGGTAATTATTACGGGCGGAAGCGGCATGCTGGGCCGCTGGGTCGTCAAACATTTTGTTGAACAAGGCTACGAGGTGCTGAATGTAGACACGCGCCGTCCCGAAGAAGAAATTTGTCCCACTTTGATCGTCGATCTGGAGAATCTGGGTGAGACCTACAGTGCTTTGGCCGGAGCCGACGCGGTTGTTCATCTGGCCGCTATTCCGGCAGCACATATCCGGACACCGGAGGTCACTTTCCGCAACAATGTGATGTCCACGTACAATGTTCTGGAAGCAGCAGCCGGTCTTGGAATCCGCAAAGCGGTTATCGCTTCCAGCGAGTCTTCGTATGGGATTGTGTTTGCTGTTAACCCGCCGTCTCCACGGTATGTACCGGTTGATGAAGCTCATCCGCAGCTGCCGGAAGACAGCTACGGGTTGTCCAAGGTTGTGAACGAGAAAACAGCGGAGATGTTTCATCGGCGGACCGGCATGCAGGTCGTATCGCTGCGCCTTGGCAACGTCATTCCTCCGGAATGGTATGCACGATTCCCTTCCTTTATTGATAAGCCTGAGGAACGGGATCGGATTCTTTGGAGCTACATTGATACACGCGACGCCGCCGTTGCCTGCAGGCTGGCAATTGAAACGGATGGCCTTGGCGCCGTTGCCTTAAACATTGCGTCGGATGATTCCAGCATGAATGTTCGCAGCCGCGAGCTGATATCTGCCCGTTATCCCGGCGTAACCGATATTCGGGCACCGCTTGAGGGTTATGAAACCCTGCTCAGCAATGAACAAGCGAAAAAGCTGCTTGGCTGGCAGCCGACGCACAAGTGGCGCGAAGAGGTTGGGATACAGAGATCGGTATAA
- a CDS encoding GNAT family N-acetyltransferase, which produces MEITKDDLTGAAVIALLEEHLQDMFATSPPESVHALDLEGLRKPEMTFWTAWEGNELLGCGALKELDAGHGEIKSMRTSSGHKRKGVAEAMLNHILQAARERGYKRLSLETGSMAFFEPARKLYEKLGFGYCEPFAHYTDDPNSAFMTKEI; this is translated from the coding sequence TTGGAGATTACAAAGGATGATTTGACCGGCGCGGCCGTCATTGCGCTGCTGGAGGAGCATTTACAGGATATGTTTGCTACTTCTCCGCCGGAAAGCGTACATGCGCTTGATCTTGAAGGCTTGAGAAAGCCGGAAATGACCTTCTGGACAGCTTGGGAGGGGAACGAACTGCTCGGCTGCGGGGCGTTAAAGGAATTGGATGCCGGGCATGGTGAAATCAAGTCGATGAGGACTTCTTCCGGCCACAAGCGCAAGGGCGTAGCGGAAGCGATGCTGAACCACATTCTTCAGGCGGCCCGCGAAAGAGGCTACAAACGGCTCAGTCTGGAGACCGGTTCCATGGCTTTTTTTGAACCGGCGCGCAAGCTATATGAGAAGCTGGGATTTGGTTACTGCGAACCGTTCGCCCATTATACTGACGATCCGAACAGCGCATTTATGACCAAGGAAATTTAA
- a CDS encoding cupin domain-containing protein has translation MDIQHFSAGPHPHPYPNSPFTKKILFQEPGRVVFVLTFDPGQQLPVHKHPGACLYATLLEGAGTVYADGQGVEIAHGQAIRVSGEEEFSYRSGEHSKSVLYVTLIQS, from the coding sequence ATGGATATCCAACATTTTTCGGCCGGGCCCCATCCTCATCCCTACCCAAACAGCCCGTTCACCAAAAAGATCCTGTTTCAAGAACCGGGACGTGTGGTGTTTGTACTGACTTTCGACCCGGGGCAGCAGCTGCCCGTTCATAAACATCCGGGAGCTTGTCTTTACGCCACGCTGCTGGAAGGAGCTGGGACGGTATACGCAGACGGGCAAGGCGTCGAGATCGCTCATGGACAGGCCATTCGGGTATCGGGAGAAGAGGAATTCTCTTACCGGAGTGGAGAACATTCGAAATCCGTGTTATACGTGACATTAATTCAGTCCTAG
- a CDS encoding DUF438 domain-containing protein, producing MSELINNREHYKEANAERLAALKEIIKELHNGTSVEEVQDRFHQAAGDISVAEISALEQSLMEEEGIPVEEVQRLCSVHAAVFKGSIQEIHRSAKPEEQPGHPVHVFKMENQEIDRLVRFTISLHAGRFREDDNEQNRLKLLADLGLLYDVDKHYSRKENLLFPFLEKYGIHGPTKVMWGVDDGIRLGIKELKAKLTDYNGDREGLLGLLDRVMNEVNDMIFKEEHILLPMALEKLTEDEWVQIAAETEEIGYCLISPEQRWIPERAPEPFEAGEQEQPGAASEKSPEEQLEERSREHSSGHSVEHATERLEKSSDAGAISQGLIRMATGVLSLTQLETMLNHLPVDLTFIDDQDVVRYFSHGKERIFARTKAVIGRTVQNCHPPQSVHIVNKLLEDFKSGAKDVEDFWIPFKDKFVYIRYFAVRDEAGKYLGTLEFTQNIHPIRELEGQKRILS from the coding sequence ATGAGCGAGTTGATTAACAACCGGGAACATTACAAAGAAGCCAATGCCGAACGGCTGGCCGCCCTAAAAGAGATCATCAAAGAATTGCATAACGGAACCAGTGTGGAAGAGGTTCAAGACCGTTTTCACCAAGCTGCAGGGGACATTTCGGTCGCTGAAATTTCAGCCTTGGAACAGTCTCTGATGGAGGAAGAGGGCATCCCGGTAGAAGAGGTGCAGCGGCTGTGCAGCGTTCATGCGGCCGTATTTAAAGGTTCTATTCAGGAAATCCATAGATCCGCTAAACCGGAGGAACAGCCGGGTCACCCTGTCCATGTGTTCAAGATGGAAAATCAGGAAATCGACCGGCTTGTCCGCTTTACGATTTCACTGCATGCCGGGCGGTTCCGGGAAGACGATAACGAGCAAAACCGCCTCAAGCTGCTCGCTGACCTCGGACTGCTTTACGATGTGGATAAGCATTACAGCCGTAAAGAGAATCTGCTGTTTCCTTTTCTTGAGAAGTACGGCATTCATGGACCAACCAAAGTGATGTGGGGAGTAGATGACGGAATTCGTCTGGGCATCAAGGAGCTGAAAGCCAAGCTGACAGACTATAACGGAGATCGTGAAGGCTTGCTTGGGCTGCTGGACCGGGTGATGAACGAAGTGAACGACATGATCTTTAAGGAGGAACATATTTTACTGCCGATGGCCCTTGAGAAATTAACGGAAGATGAGTGGGTTCAAATCGCTGCCGAAACCGAAGAAATCGGGTACTGCCTTATTTCACCGGAGCAGCGGTGGATTCCGGAACGTGCCCCGGAACCCTTTGAGGCAGGGGAGCAGGAACAACCAGGGGCAGCGTCTGAAAAGTCTCCGGAAGAACAGCTGGAAGAACGTTCGAGAGAACATTCGTCTGGACACTCGGTGGAACACGCGACAGAACGCTTGGAAAAAAGCTCGGATGCAGGGGCCATTTCCCAAGGCCTGATACGCATGGCTACAGGGGTGCTGTCCTTAACCCAGCTTGAGACGATGCTTAACCATTTGCCGGTGGATTTAACCTTTATTGACGATCAGGACGTTGTCCGTTATTTCTCGCACGGCAAGGAACGTATCTTTGCCCGGACCAAAGCGGTCATTGGCCGTACCGTACAGAACTGTCATCCGCCTCAAAGCGTGCATATTGTGAACAAACTGCTGGAAGACTTCAAATCCGGTGCCAAAGATGTGGAGGATTTCTGGATTCCGTTCAAGGATAAATTTGTATACATTCGTTATTTCGCCGTTAGAGATGAAGCGGGCAAATATCTGGGAACGCTCGAATTCACCCAAAATATCCACCCGATCCGGGAGTTGGAAGGACAGAAACGAATTCTTTCTTGA
- a CDS encoding Crp/Fnr family transcriptional regulator, producing the protein MQLHKGEILFRQGESGPLFHLKSGMLKIVRVHEDGSEFLVNVIVPGETIPHHSLISPNPYYGTAVALIPCEVERIPSSEWYQQLEQNPERYRTIALQLQDKLRMMQQRIDQLTEISPADKLAQLQSWFHTFIQPASLTDILTQSEIGQLIGLRRETINRLLKIQTRQGGR; encoded by the coding sequence ATCCAATTACATAAAGGCGAAATCCTATTTCGTCAAGGCGAGTCAGGTCCATTATTCCACTTGAAGAGCGGAATGCTGAAAATTGTCCGCGTCCATGAGGACGGTTCGGAATTTCTGGTAAACGTCATTGTGCCGGGTGAAACCATTCCGCACCATTCCTTAATCAGCCCTAATCCCTACTACGGGACAGCCGTTGCACTTATTCCGTGTGAAGTGGAGAGAATTCCAAGCAGCGAATGGTATCAGCAGCTGGAGCAGAATCCGGAGCGTTACCGCACCATTGCTCTCCAGCTCCAGGACAAACTGCGCATGATGCAGCAGCGAATCGACCAGCTGACCGAAATATCGCCGGCCGATAAGCTGGCTCAGCTGCAGTCCTGGTTTCATACGTTTATTCAGCCGGCTTCCCTCACCGATATTCTGACCCAAAGTGAAATCGGGCAGCTGATCGGCTTAAGGAGAGAAACCATAAACCGGCTGCTTAAAATTCAAACGCGCCAAGGCGGCCGTTAA
- a CDS encoding PLP-dependent aminotransferase family protein, which translates to MYIPDWQPDKLSTTPLYLQIKLFLLHKIQTGEWPVGSRIPPQRVMADAWNVNRSTIVTAVEELIAEGLLEGKRGQGTVVVNNSWSLLASPPPPDWNAYVQSGIHPPNVPAIQIINKAEFIPGIIRLGTGEPSPELFPREKMRQALASLSGNIDSLGYSEPKGLLPLREQISSHLERTGMEVSPSSILIVSGALQALQLVAVGLLQPGSSILLENPSYLNSLHVFQSAGIGLTGLPMDEKGICVQRVEEQKKKQQAALLYTIPSYQNPTGLLMPASRRLELLKACEQVQLPIIEDDVYRDLWFDIPPPPPLKAMDKKGLVLYMGSTSKTLSPGLRIGWVAGPESVIDRLADIKMQTDYGSSSLSQLTVAQWMSAGYYQEHLEHLRMELKRRRDFMLEWLERDFGDLAVWEIPQGGFYIWLRLLPALSMAKLFETALEQGILLNPGYLYDRNDHRHLRLSYAYASLPEMEHGMKQLARIIRQLADG; encoded by the coding sequence TTGTATATACCCGATTGGCAGCCCGACAAGCTGTCCACAACGCCGCTGTATTTGCAGATCAAGCTTTTCCTCCTGCATAAAATTCAAACCGGCGAATGGCCAGTCGGCAGTCGAATTCCTCCGCAGCGTGTGATGGCAGACGCCTGGAACGTGAACCGCAGCACGATTGTAACGGCGGTCGAGGAGCTGATTGCGGAAGGATTGCTGGAAGGAAAAAGAGGCCAGGGTACGGTCGTCGTCAACAACAGCTGGTCCCTGCTTGCTTCTCCGCCGCCTCCCGACTGGAATGCCTATGTTCAATCAGGCATCCACCCTCCCAATGTTCCTGCAATCCAAATAATCAACAAAGCGGAGTTCATCCCAGGGATCATCCGGCTTGGAACAGGCGAGCCTTCCCCGGAATTGTTCCCCCGGGAGAAGATGCGGCAGGCGCTTGCCAGCCTGTCGGGGAATATCGATTCGCTCGGATACAGTGAGCCGAAAGGACTGCTGCCTTTAAGAGAGCAGATCAGCAGTCATTTGGAGAGAACCGGGATGGAGGTCTCCCCTTCTTCCATCCTGATCGTGTCCGGAGCTCTTCAGGCGCTTCAGCTCGTTGCAGTCGGATTGTTGCAGCCGGGATCGTCGATCCTGCTGGAGAATCCGTCCTATCTGAACTCGCTGCATGTGTTCCAATCTGCCGGAATCGGGCTGACCGGTCTTCCCATGGATGAGAAGGGAATTTGCGTGCAGCGGGTTGAGGAACAGAAGAAGAAGCAGCAGGCTGCGCTTCTTTATACCATCCCTTCTTATCAGAACCCAACTGGTCTGCTAATGCCAGCCTCCAGGCGATTGGAGCTCTTAAAGGCATGCGAACAGGTTCAACTGCCGATCATAGAAGACGATGTGTACCGGGATTTGTGGTTTGACATCCCTCCCCCGCCCCCTCTTAAAGCGATGGATAAGAAAGGACTTGTCCTCTATATGGGCAGTACCTCAAAGACGCTCAGTCCAGGTTTGCGGATCGGCTGGGTGGCGGGACCCGAATCCGTCATCGACCGTTTGGCCGACATTAAAATGCAGACCGATTACGGCTCAAGTTCATTGTCCCAATTAACGGTTGCCCAATGGATGTCCGCCGGATACTATCAGGAGCATCTTGAACACCTTCGGATGGAATTGAAGAGAAGACGTGATTTTATGCTAGAATGGCTTGAGCGGGATTTCGGGGATCTGGCGGTGTGGGAGATTCCGCAGGGGGGATTCTACATCTGGCTTCGGCTGCTTCCCGCCCTTTCGATGGCCAAGCTGTTTGAAACGGCATTGGAGCAGGGAATTCTGCTGAATCCCGGCTATCTCTACGACCGGAACGATCACCGTCATCTGCGATTGTCCTACGCTTATGCTTCATTGCCTGAGATGGAACACGGAATGAAGCAGCTTGCCCGGATCATCAGACAATTGGCAGATGGCTAG
- a CDS encoding LysE/ArgO family amino acid transporter: MLTAFIHGFILALGLILPLGVQNVFIFNQGAQQRRFLLALPAMLTAALCDTLLILLAVTGVSLLLLDTPWLKTLLMAVGLLFLVYMGWQTWRSSFSVRESADDGQGKPAGVMTPRQQMGFAASVSLLNPHAIMDTVGVIGSGSLNYDGVDKAAFAAACILVSWVWFAGLAYLGRRLGTIDSAGRLSAGIQRISAFIIWGTALYIGFTLMGLH, from the coding sequence TTGTTAACCGCATTTATTCACGGATTTATTCTTGCTTTGGGTCTGATCCTTCCGCTTGGCGTACAAAATGTATTTATCTTCAATCAAGGAGCCCAGCAGAGACGATTTCTGCTTGCCCTTCCGGCCATGCTGACGGCCGCTCTTTGCGATACGCTGCTTATTTTGCTTGCGGTGACGGGCGTTTCTTTGCTCCTTCTCGACACGCCCTGGTTAAAGACGCTGCTGATGGCAGTTGGTCTCTTGTTTCTAGTCTACATGGGCTGGCAAACCTGGAGGAGTAGCTTCTCCGTCCGGGAGTCAGCCGATGACGGGCAGGGCAAACCTGCAGGGGTCATGACTCCCCGTCAGCAAATGGGATTTGCCGCTTCGGTTTCTCTGCTTAATCCTCATGCCATCATGGACACGGTCGGCGTGATCGGTTCAGGATCCTTGAATTACGACGGGGTGGACAAAGCAGCCTTTGCCGCGGCCTGTATTCTGGTTTCCTGGGTCTGGTTCGCCGGACTGGCTTATTTGGGCAGAAGACTGGGCACCATAGATTCGGCGGGACGTCTGTCCGCTGGCATTCAAAGAATATCGGCCTTTATCATCTGGGGGACCGCTTTGTATATTGGATTTACTTTAATGGGCTTACATTAA
- a CDS encoding sodium-dependent transporter — MRDKIQAGAAKGDRFSSAGFILAAIGSAVGLGNMWKFPYITGKYGGAAFFLLFIICLVVIGLPVLLAELSIGRAGRGSAASSFVKAGGGRIWQRFGLLQVISPFIILAFYLIVTGWTLHYAVLSFSGQLYTSDDFAGKFGDFTGGYLPMIWQLVAAILTAYIVGSGVAKGIERFNKIVIPGLIILLLILLVRAVTLPGAGEGVSFFLNPDFSKLSPESALVALGHAFFSLSLGMGILITYGAYVDKNQSLGSATLAIGAGDLIYALIAGLIIFPTTFSFGIDQTQGASLVFIALPAAFSAMPFGAFFGGLFFILLAIAALTSAVSLMEVPVSYVMDRWGWSRRTSVAVLSILCFALGVPAALSFGLAPSLGNIGGKSFFDWMDFITSNILLPVGGLLTTLFAGYFWKKAGEAAGLTSGWFRAWVFTLRYIAPVLVVLVLLHTTGIIKFAGE; from the coding sequence TTGAGGGACAAGATTCAAGCAGGGGCAGCAAAAGGAGACCGGTTTTCCTCTGCGGGCTTTATTTTAGCGGCCATTGGCAGTGCGGTTGGTCTCGGCAACATGTGGAAATTCCCGTACATAACGGGAAAATACGGGGGAGCGGCGTTTTTTCTGCTGTTTATCATTTGTCTGGTCGTGATCGGTCTTCCGGTGTTATTGGCAGAGCTTTCTATTGGACGTGCAGGCAGAGGCAGCGCAGCTTCTTCGTTTGTGAAGGCCGGCGGCGGACGGATCTGGCAGCGCTTCGGCTTGCTGCAGGTCATTTCTCCGTTTATTATTTTGGCTTTCTATCTGATCGTGACAGGCTGGACGCTGCATTATGCGGTTCTGTCCTTTAGCGGACAGCTTTATACAAGTGATGACTTTGCTGGAAAGTTTGGTGACTTTACGGGAGGTTATCTTCCGATGATCTGGCAGCTGGTTGCCGCGATTCTTACAGCCTATATCGTAGGAAGCGGGGTTGCAAAGGGAATAGAAAGGTTCAATAAAATCGTCATTCCCGGTCTGATTATTTTGCTGCTGATCCTGCTGGTTCGTGCCGTTACGCTGCCGGGAGCCGGAGAAGGCGTTTCCTTCTTCCTGAATCCGGATTTCTCCAAATTGTCTCCGGAATCGGCATTGGTGGCTTTGGGACATGCCTTTTTCTCGTTGTCCCTCGGCATGGGGATTCTGATTACTTACGGCGCTTATGTGGATAAAAATCAGTCGTTAGGCTCAGCGACGCTGGCCATCGGCGCAGGCGATCTTATTTACGCGCTGATTGCGGGTCTGATTATTTTCCCGACGACGTTCTCGTTCGGTATTGACCAGACGCAAGGCGCTTCGCTGGTGTTCATCGCGCTGCCGGCCGCATTCTCGGCGATGCCGTTTGGCGCTTTCTTCGGCGGATTGTTCTTCATCCTGCTGGCGATCGCAGCGCTGACCTCAGCGGTATCGCTGATGGAGGTTCCAGTCTCCTATGTGATGGACCGCTGGGGCTGGAGCCGCAGAACCTCGGTGGCAGTGCTGTCCATTCTTTGCTTCGCGCTTGGTGTGCCGGCGGCGTTGTCGTTTGGTCTGGCTCCTTCGCTTGGGAATATCGGCGGCAAGTCGTTCTTCGACTGGATGGACTTTATCACATCCAATATCCTTCTTCCGGTCGGCGGTCTGCTGACTACGCTGTTTGCGGGCTACTTCTGGAAAAAGGCCGGGGAAGCCGCCGGTCTTACCTCCGGCTGGTTCCGCGCATGGGTCTTTACGCTTCGTTACATTGCGCCGGTGCTGGTCGTGCTTGTGCTTCTTCACACCACGGGAATTATCAAATTCGCTGGTGAATGA
- the cysK gene encoding cysteine synthase A, giving the protein MAVTIVNRITDLIGDTPAVKLRRLVREQDAEVYVKLEYFNPSGSVKDRAARNLIEQAEKDGRLQPGATIIEPTSGNTGIGLAMNAAARGYKLIITMPSNMSRERINIMKAYGAEVILTPADERMPGAIRRAMELHASIPGSFVPQQFENPANPDAHRGTTAREILQQMDGRLDVFVATSGTGGTITGTGEELRKALSDLRVVVVEPKGSPVLSGGQPGPHKLVGTSPGFIPPILNQEVYDEIVQVADEDALQTIRQLARLEGLLLGPSSGASVWTALQEAKRLGSGHRILCIAPDNGERYLSSGIFE; this is encoded by the coding sequence ATGGCTGTAACCATCGTGAATCGGATTACCGATTTAATCGGTGACACTCCGGCCGTTAAACTACGGCGTCTTGTCAGGGAACAGGACGCCGAGGTGTACGTCAAACTGGAGTACTTCAATCCAAGCGGAAGTGTGAAGGACAGGGCAGCAAGGAACTTGATCGAGCAGGCGGAGAAGGACGGCAGGCTGCAGCCCGGAGCGACGATTATTGAACCAACAAGCGGCAACACGGGGATCGGACTGGCCATGAACGCTGCAGCACGCGGCTACAAGCTGATCATTACGATGCCTTCGAATATGAGCCGGGAACGCATCAATATCATGAAGGCTTATGGCGCCGAGGTCATCCTGACTCCGGCGGATGAGAGAATGCCCGGCGCGATCCGCAGGGCGATGGAGCTGCATGCCTCGATTCCCGGCAGTTTTGTGCCGCAGCAGTTCGAGAATCCGGCCAATCCGGATGCCCATAGAGGCACGACTGCCCGCGAAATTTTGCAGCAAATGGACGGCAGGCTGGATGTGTTTGTCGCCACATCAGGAACCGGAGGTACGATCACCGGAACAGGCGAAGAACTTCGCAAGGCGCTGTCTGATCTTCGGGTGGTTGTGGTGGAGCCTAAAGGCTCACCGGTGTTATCCGGCGGACAACCGGGCCCGCATAAGCTGGTGGGGACAAGCCCCGGCTTCATTCCGCCGATTCTGAATCAGGAAGTATATGATGAAATCGTTCAGGTCGCGGATGAAGACGCACTCCAAACGATCAGACAGCTCGCGAGGCTGGAAGGACTTCTCCTTGGCCCGTCCTCCGGCGCTTCCGTCTGGACGGCTCTCCAGGAAGCCAAACGGCTCGGCTCGGGTCATCGAATCTTGTGCATAGCGCCCGATAATGGGGAGCGGTATTTAAGCTCTGGTATTTTTGAATAG